CGTGTCATGTACTTATGTGTTTGATGTAAGTACAAAAGATTCTGGCAAGTCCCCCATGATTTTTGAAAGGATTTGATCGAATGGTAAAGGATGTTGCTTGAACAGGGTTGGTTGTCGCGAAAGAAGCTCTGCTGTGGGTTGGACAGAAAAGTGCTTTTTCGAAGCAACCCAACTCCTTGATTGGCATGGAAATTGAGAAGATTCGCCAGCTATTGAATCTCTAATCACGCTAAAAATGAAAAGTCGCCTTTTGATCGCTCTTGCAGCGATTTGTTTCTTTGCCCAGACCGGAAATGCCCAGACAATCGTCTACGATAAGTACTTTGTAGGAGTCGATTTGCATTGGATTTGGGGTAAATACAACACAAATCCGTCCTTGTCCTTTAAGATTATCGACTCCAAACGCTCCAAAAGCGGAACTTTTTCTGCACGCAAGGGTTGGCGATTTAGACTACATGCCAACTATGACAAGCTTGCGGGTCTCGGGCAAGTAATTTCTGGAGTTACGTTTCCGACTCAGTATGCCTCGGTAGGTTTCTATCCTGGTTATGAATGGCACAAGAGCTATAAGATGTTTGATTTTTTCTATGGTTTTGACTTTCTCATCGGCACGGATTCCGGACGAGAGCTTTATTACTGGTTCTGGGATAACAATCAAGGCAGCCCGTGGCATCAATGGACTTACTGGACGCGACAGAATCGCGTTGGTGGTGGGCCTATCGCCGGGTTATCCATCCGCATCATTGAGGGATTGCACATTTCCTTGGAATCTGCATGGTATGCGTCCTACTACACCAATAAGTACACGACGGTCTATAACCAAGGTCCTCCAGAAGTGGAAAAGGCAAGGGGCTTTCGCACAGCCTTCTCACCCGTGAACACCCTCCAAGTGACCTTCTCCTTTCGGTAGGTCACTGAATTATTTGCAATCCACCCCCTCAAACAGGGATTCTGATCCAGCTACAACGGCGTAGTTGTCTTCGGTGACATTGTATTCCAGCAATTGACGCTTGGAAAAATCCACACGCAGACGCGCAAGCGTGACGATGTTTTCGTCATGCGATTCGTAGATGCGGTAATCCTGCACCTTTGCGGTGGTTTCGTCAGACTCCGGCATCACCCCAATCGTGGCCTCGCCTTTGGAAAGGGACTGGAATACCGCACTGCGCTCCACGATCTGTTCTCCGGCGGTTTGGCAGGGAATTCCCGATGCCCCACGACGGAACATGATGGTATCTTCCCACATCACCCGCAACTCCAGACTCAGCGTTTGCCCATGCGCATCAAAACGCAATGTGGCATCCTCCAGACGCTTTTCAGAATCTCCGGAGGCGAAGTTGACCTTCCCTGAATAAACCCCCGCACCCTTGTGGTCGAGCTTGCCGTCGATTTGAAGGTCGGTGTCGATGGTCGCTTCCCACGAAACGATGAGCTGTTCGCCATTTTTGGCAACCATCATAGGGTCTTCAGGCGCAAGGGTAGAGACCCAAGGACCGGAAGGGTCTTGGGAACCTGGTTGGCCGGCATTCAAATCATTCATTGTTTTTGTGCTATCTGTGGAACCGGAGTTTGATGTCGAAGCACCGTTGCATCCGACTGCCAATACCAATCCCATGGCGAGCAAAGTACGCCCCAAAAGTTGCTTCATCGTTCAAAAATTGTGCGTGGATTATTTTTCCAGCTTCTTGTAGCGGCCAAAGGTATTGGCCTCCTTACTTTGCACCCAGCTTTTGTCGTCGGATGCAGGGTGCGGACCCGACTGACTTTTCCAGGTGTAGTATTTTTTGCCGTCCTGTGATTTCCACCAGCGGGTCATCAAGCCATCGTTGCCCGTTTCCTTGTTGGTGGCGCCCGTCGATTCAGCCGTGCGGAAGTACACAATCTTGTCCTCAACGACGACTTCGTTGATGATACGGATGTGACCTTCGACGTGCATGGTATCGCCAGCCTTCACATTGGCAATCTCAATCTTGGTGAAATCAGTGGTACCGCCCTTGAGCGAACCGCTGCCGTAGTTGCCGGGTTGCAAGCCATCCTTCTTGTCGATGGTCTGATTCCCATCCATCAAGAAGTTAAGGGCCTGCGACACATAACCCGAGCAGTCGGTGCTTAATCCGTATTTGCTCAGGAATTCGTGCATGGCGCTCGCATCGTGCTTCACCAAACCTTGCGAAACTGCTTCTTCCAAGATGGCTTTGAGATCTGCAGGCTGCGCCTTGCCGATCTTGGCCAATGAATTCACCTTGCCCTGCGATACCAAATCAGCAATCAGTGCCGCAACTTTTGGATTGGCTTTGCGTGCGGCCGCAGCATTGTCCATGCGGTCGCCACGGTTGATGTGGTAAGGCGGGGTGACTTCGATGACCTTGTCGCCGCTTTTGACCTTGATCTTGCTGAAGTCGTTGTAGAATTGATCGAGCTTGGAGCCGGTCGAGCCAGCGGTCTGATTCCCAACCTTGCCGGGAGCGTCTTTGGTCGGCGCATCCTTGACGGGGGTTGTAGCAGGCTTGGTCTCACCTTTGGGCTGTGTAGCGGCCTTCGGCGAAAGCATTTCCAGCGCCTTCGACAGTTCATTGCCAAACATGACCGAGTCGCTCAACTCTGCGCGCAAATCCGTCGTGAGGTCGTGGCCATATTTCTTCTGATAGGCAGCCTTGAGCGATTGAATCTTCGTGGCATCCCTTCCCAGAGAACTCAGAACGGCATAAACCTCTGCTTCATTGGTGCCGAGTCCCGAGCCATAGCCCGTATTGAACATGGCATCATAAAGGCGCTGTGCCAATCCGTCGAAATTAGCGCCCGCAGGCGCAGGTGTTGCAGGCTTTGTCACCGGCTTGGTGGTTTCGGGCTTCACGCCGCCACCTTTGAGCAACGCTTGAAAGGTATTGCCTCCAGGCTCAACCAAGCCATCCGGATTTTTCCACCCCAAAACCTTGCTTTGGTAATCCTTGATAAATCCGATGGTTTTTGGGCCGACATCGGGGGTATTGCTCAGGCCATATCCTGCCTTGATGAGCAATTGCTTTACCAGCAATGCATCGGCAGGTTTGTTGGCACCGCCTTCGCCGACACTTCCGGAGATGCTGTTGCCCGTCGTGGGTGTTCCACCGCCTGTTGTCGGCGTTTTGGTTTCGGTGGTCGTTTCCGGCTTTGGATTCTTGGGATCCGGCGTCGAACCGCCAGGTTTTCCTCCCGTGATCGATTTTGAATTACCGGTCGGAATGGCTCCGGCATCGGCAGGCCAATGTTTCTTGACCGATGCAATCATCGAAACCAAGGTGTCCCCATAATTCGAGGCTGTCGCATAGCCTGCTGCCGCAACCGCTTGCGCAAATGCTTCGGGTGTCGTCGTATTGAA
The sequence above is drawn from the Bacteroidota bacterium genome and encodes:
- a CDS encoding glucosaminidase domain-containing protein — translated: MKDPVQAKENANQTAENESKESSLGVAKTPPSFSLAASPIQKKEDPQKADKKPLSKQGQFVAKYAASAAALEAKDGIPALFTLGQGALESGWGEKAIGNALFGIKAGASWEGKKQLVTTTEYFKDDKQGHRFPEVISITKVEDGKYKYKVKDWFRDYETVEAGLADHSRFLITNKRYAGAFNTTTPEAFAQAVAAAGYATASNYGDTLVSMIASVKKHWPADAGAIPTGNSKSITGGKPGGSTPDPKNPKPETTTETKTPTTGGGTPTTGNSISGSVGEGGANKPADALLVKQLLIKAGYGLSNTPDVGPKTIGFIKDYQSKVLGWKNPDGLVEPGGNTFQALLKGGGVKPETTKPVTKPATPAPAGANFDGLAQRLYDAMFNTGYGSGLGTNEAEVYAVLSSLGRDATKIQSLKAAYQKKYGHDLTTDLRAELSDSVMFGNELSKALEMLSPKAATQPKGETKPATTPVKDAPTKDAPGKVGNQTAGSTGSKLDQFYNDFSKIKVKSGDKVIEVTPPYHINRGDRMDNAAAARKANPKVAALIADLVSQGKVNSLAKIGKAQPADLKAILEEAVSQGLVKHDASAMHEFLSKYGLSTDCSGYVSQALNFLMDGNQTIDKKDGLQPGNYGSGSLKGGTTDFTKIEIANVKAGDTMHVEGHIRIINEVVVEDKIVYFRTAESTGATNKETGNDGLMTRWWKSQDGKKYYTWKSQSGPHPASDDKSWVQSKEANTFGRYKKLEK